The sequence GAGGTGTCCGTGGACATGTTCCAGTAGCGGTCCTTGTTCGGCTCGAGGAAGAGGAAGAAGTAGACGATCCCGACGATCGCGATGACGCCCACGATGAGGAGGTCCGTCGTCTTCTGCTGGGTGATCGCGACGATCGTGCCGACGAGGGCGATGAGCGGCGGGACCGGCCAGAACGGCATCCGGTACGGCCGCGGGAGGCTCGCCTGGCGCATCCGGCTCACGAGTGCGGACAGGGCGATGAGCGCGTAGAGGACGATGAGGAGGACGGCCGTGAAGGTGACGACCGTCACGAGAGACGACTGGAAGCAGAGGATCGCGGCCATGCCACCGGTGAGGATGGTCGCCACCCACGGCGTGCGGAGCGTGGGGTGCACCTGGGCGATCGCGTCGCTGATCGGGCCGGGCCAGGCACGGTCGCGGCCGGACGACCAGACGATCCGGGCGAACTGGAGGGTGATCGCGAGCGACGCATTGAAGATCGCGATGATCGCACCGTAGGTGAGGAAGTTGACGAACGTGTCGCCGAAGGCGGATCGGGCGACATCCGTGAGCGGGGTCGGCGAGCCGATGAACTTGCCGAGGTCAGGCGCCCCGAAGACGATGGCGATGAACGGGATGAGCTCGAAGACGATGCCGATCATCGCCGCCCGGACCACCGCCTGCCCGACGTGCGATGCCGAGCCCTTGGTCTCCTCGCTGAAGTTGATCGCGCTGTCGTAGCCGTTGACCGAGAACATCGCGATGGCGACGGCAGTGAAGATGAGCGGCAGTCCGACCGCCGAGCCGTCGCCCATGACCGGGTTCGTGAGGATCGTCAGCGGTTGCTGCCAGTGGCTGAAGCCGGCGAGGGCGAGGACCGTGACGACGACGAGCTCGATGAGGAGGAAGACGCCGGTGAGGACGGCGTTGAAGTTGATCCGGAGGATCGCGATGACCGTCACCGCGATCATGACGACCGTCGCGGCGATGTTCGACGGGATGCCCGGGTTGAGGGCCTGGACGTAGACGCCGATACCGATCGCGACGCTCGCCGGCAGGAAGATCGCCTGGCCGATGTAGTCGAGGAGGGCGAGGAAGCCGACCGGCCGGCCGAGGACCCGGGTGACGATCGAGTACAGGCCACCGGCGACCGGGAACATCGAACCGAGCTCGCCCATGCACAGGGCGACGTTGATGGCGATGAAGCAGCCGATGATGTACGCCCACAGCGAGCCGCTGCCCGCGGTGGCGATGACCACCGGACCGATGACGAGGAGGGATGCCGTGGGCGTGATGTCCGACACGACGAGGGCGATCGTCCCAAGGACCGAGACCGCCCGGTTCAGCTCCTGCTTGTAGCCGAGCGCATGGAGGATCTGTTCGCCTCCGACCTCGTCGCCCGGACGTCCGTCACCAGCCATCGACCGCTCCTCCGCCCCCCGATGGATCAGGTTGCCGTCGGCGTCGCACCCCAGACCCGGCGGTCGGCACGCGCGCCAGCCTCCCCGCGGCGCATGCCCGCGATCGTACGAGGTCGCGGGCTCGTCCACAAGACGATTCCTGCAGGACGAGACGATTCCTCCACCCCGTCCGAGCCCGCCACCAGCCGCTCGTTCCCGCCAGATGGCCCTCACACGGGCATTGGTCAGAACGTTTTGTGACACACGCTCCCCTGGCGGTCCGGTGTCAGGAGTCAGGCGCCGCCCGCGCCGCCGGTTACGCTCAGCGCGCGGCACGAACGGCCCATCGACTCGAGGCTCCGGCGACGAGCGCCCGCCTGAGGGTCATTTGACAATTCGCAGACCCGGTACGGAGGGAGACGGCGCGCATGCCGACTCGCACGATCCGCCTCGACGGCCCGCTCGATCTCGGGCGGACGCTCGCCCCGCTGCGGCGTGGTCGGGGCGATCCGACGATGCGGATCGGGCCGGACGGGGTGTGGCGCGCGACGCGCACGCCCGATGGGCCGGCGACCCTCCACCTCGCGGCCCGCGACGGCGCGGTCGACGTCGAGGCGTGGGGTGACGGTGCGGGCTGGTCCCTCGAGCATGCCGGCGAGCTCATCGGGCTGCGCGACGATCCGGCCGCGTTCCAGGCCGATCATCCGCTTCTCCGCGAGCTCGCCGGCCGCCATCCCGGGCTTCGATTCCCGCGGACGCTCGGGGTCGTCGAGGCACTTATCCCGGCGATCGTCGAGCAGAAGGTGACGGGAGACGAGGCCCATCGCGCGTGGCGCGGTCTCGTCGCCGCGCACGGGGAACCGGCGCCCGGGCCGGCAGGCGCGAACGGGCCGGCAGGAGCGCCCGGGCCGATGGGCGCGGCGGGCGCGAACAGGCATGGCGAGACCGCACCTGGGCCGGCGGGAGCGGACGGATCGACCGGGCTTCGGCTGCCGCCCGCACCGGAGGTCCTCGCCGCGCTCCCGTACTTCGCGTTCCATCCGTTCGGCCTGGAGCGACGCCGTGCCGAGACGATCCGGCGAGTCGCGGCGGCCGCCACCCGGCTGGAGGCGACGACGGAGCTCCCCTCTGCGGAGGGGCAGGCGCGGCTTCAGGCGATCCCGGGCATCGGCCCGTGGACGGCGGCGGAGGTGGCGGCTCGAGCGTGGGGCGATCCGGACGCGGTGAGCGTGGGGGACTTCCACCTCCCGAACCTCGTCGCCTGGGCCCTCGCCCGGGAGCCGCGCGGGACGGACGAGCGGATGCTCGAACTCCTCGCCCCGTTCGCCGGTCAGCGCGGGCGGGTCATCCGCCTCCTCGAGGTGGCCGGCATCGCCGCGCCGCGCCACGGACCGCGCTACGCTGGCCGGCGGATCGAGTCGCTCTGAGTGCCGAGGGACACGGATGGACCACGACTTCGCGACGCCGCCGCTCCGCGTCGAGCCGGTGACCCTGGAGGGAGACCACGTCCGGCTCGAGCCACTCGAGGCAGATCGGCTCGACGAGCTCTGGGAGGTCGCAAGCGAGCCGTCACTGTGGCGCTGGATCTCGTTCCCGATCCGGACGCGGCACGACCTCCGCGCGTACGTCGATACCGCCCTTGCGGGCCGGGCGGCCGGCACGACGCTCCCGTTCGTCACCGTTGAGCAAGCGACCGGGCGGGTGGTCGGCAGCAGCCGCTTCGGCAACATCGTCGCAGCGGACTATCGGACGGAGATCGGCTGGACCTGGGTCGGCGTCCCGTGGCAGCGGTCGGCGATCAACTCGGAGGCGAAGCTCCTCATGCTCGACCACGCCTTCGGCACCTGGCGCTGCCATCGGGTCGAGTTCAAGACGGACTCGCTCAACGAGCAGTCGCGGGCCGGGCTCGTGGGGATCGGGGCCACATTCGAGGGCATCTTCCGGAACCACGTCCTGACCCACAGCGGGCGGATGCGCCATTCCGCGTGGTACTCGATCACGGACGATGACTGGCCGGCGGTCCGGGCGCGGCTGGTCGGGCGGATCGCGGCGGGTGGGCGAGAAGGCGTGGCGCCGCCCGGCGACTGACGCTCGCCGCTCGCTCAGGCACGGCTCGCGCCAGCCGGCAGATCCGCCTCGAAACGTGCCCCACCGCCCGCCGCCTCGCCCACGACGAGCGAACCGCCGTGACGCTGGACGATCCATTGGGCGATCGCCAATCCGAGGCCCGTGCCGCCGCTGGACGCACCCGGCGCGCGCCAGAAGCGGTCGAAGACGTGGCTCCGGTCCTCCTCCGGGATGCCAGGTCCGGCGTCCTCGACGATGAGCCGTCCGCCGTCGTGTTCGCCGGGTTGGACCGTCACACGAACGACGGATCCAGCCGGTCCGTGGCGGATGGCATTGTCGACGAGGATCGTGACGAGCTGCCGGAGGCGAGTCGGGTCTCCCGTGAGCGGCGTCGCCGATCCTTCGACCTGGACATCGATGGATCGTCCGGCGGCGACGGTCCGCAGGCCATCCACCGCGTCCGTCGCGATCCGCTCCAGATCGAGCGGTTCAGGTGCGAGCTCCTCGATCCCCGAATCGGTCCGCGCGAGCAGGAGCAGGTCGCCGACGAGCCCCGCGAGGTGGTCGACCTCCGCCCGCACGTCGGCGAGGGCCTCCGACTCCGTGCCGAGGGTCCGCTCCGGATGTCGCTCGAGATGTTCGACGGTGGCGCGGATCACGGCGAGCGGCGTCCGCAGCTCGTGGCTCGCATCGGCGGCGAACTCGCGCTGGCGGCGGAGCGAGTCGCGGATCGGGACGAGCGCCCGCCGCGCGTAGACCCAGCCGCCGGCGCCGGCGGCGGCCACGGCCGCCAGCCCGCCGACGACG is a genomic window of Chloroflexota bacterium containing:
- a CDS encoding DNA-3-methyladenine glycosylase 2 family protein, coding for MPTRTIRLDGPLDLGRTLAPLRRGRGDPTMRIGPDGVWRATRTPDGPATLHLAARDGAVDVEAWGDGAGWSLEHAGELIGLRDDPAAFQADHPLLRELAGRHPGLRFPRTLGVVEALIPAIVEQKVTGDEAHRAWRGLVAAHGEPAPGPAGANGPAGAPGPMGAAGANRHGETAPGPAGADGSTGLRLPPAPEVLAALPYFAFHPFGLERRRAETIRRVAAAATRLEATTELPSAEGQARLQAIPGIGPWTAAEVAARAWGDPDAVSVGDFHLPNLVAWALAREPRGTDERMLELLAPFAGQRGRVIRLLEVAGIAAPRHGPRYAGRRIESL
- a CDS encoding HAMP domain-containing histidine kinase, which produces MTDAPRPAPIAGPGPDAPLLRRTRWRLVAWSAGTMLAVLAILGAAIYAAVASSLATTSLDQLQHRVATTERFVSKVPDPFPDRPAGEAPVGVSFGGPAPGTIAMIVTPTGQVIGPSNRLAGLPIDAGVKAALAGLTDVRTASVGGVPVRVLSLPVPRANGTVVLQVVQDISAEQGTLRTLLLILVVGGLAAVAAAGAGGWVYARRALVPIRDSLRRQREFAADASHELRTPLAVIRATVEHLERHPERTLGTESEALADVRAEVDHLAGLVGDLLLLARTDSGIEELAPEPLDLERIATDAVDGLRTVAAGRSIDVQVEGSATPLTGDPTRLRQLVTILVDNAIRHGPAGSVVRVTVQPGEHDGGRLIVEDAGPGIPEEDRSHVFDRFWRAPGASSGGTGLGLAIAQWIVQRHGGSLVVGEAAGGGARFEADLPAGASRA
- a CDS encoding GNAT family N-acetyltransferase → MDHDFATPPLRVEPVTLEGDHVRLEPLEADRLDELWEVASEPSLWRWISFPIRTRHDLRAYVDTALAGRAAGTTLPFVTVEQATGRVVGSSRFGNIVAADYRTEIGWTWVGVPWQRSAINSEAKLLMLDHAFGTWRCHRVEFKTDSLNEQSRAGLVGIGATFEGIFRNHVLTHSGRMRHSAWYSITDDDWPAVRARLVGRIAAGGREGVAPPGD
- a CDS encoding APC family permease encodes the protein MAGDGRPGDEVGGEQILHALGYKQELNRAVSVLGTIALVVSDITPTASLLVIGPVVIATAGSGSLWAYIIGCFIAINVALCMGELGSMFPVAGGLYSIVTRVLGRPVGFLALLDYIGQAIFLPASVAIGIGVYVQALNPGIPSNIAATVVMIAVTVIAILRINFNAVLTGVFLLIELVVVTVLALAGFSHWQQPLTILTNPVMGDGSAVGLPLIFTAVAIAMFSVNGYDSAINFSEETKGSASHVGQAVVRAAMIGIVFELIPFIAIVFGAPDLGKFIGSPTPLTDVARSAFGDTFVNFLTYGAIIAIFNASLAITLQFARIVWSSGRDRAWPGPISDAIAQVHPTLRTPWVATILTGGMAAILCFQSSLVTVVTFTAVLLIVLYALIALSALVSRMRQASLPRPYRMPFWPVPPLIALVGTIVAITQQKTTDLLIVGVIAIVGIVYFFLFLEPNKDRYWNMSTDTSSELSRLP